Proteins from one Salmo salar chromosome ssa29, Ssal_v3.1, whole genome shotgun sequence genomic window:
- the LOC106590629 gene encoding transforming growth factor beta activator LRRC33 isoform X1 → MVNSSTDSGLKDPHLTTSSHFSPAVFLSSTARMLRCSSTASSPTLLCLTLWPLWSLLMPAFCHPHHSPCRLTQKTALCSNSELSSVPGGLPDSIEDLHLNHNHIQTLQDDALSRYVSLRTLSCADNRLETAGSKLFHNSPHLESLNLAANNLHVGYQQTSLALLTLSRLRVLDLSENQLTEDMVSVLLQNMTSLEYLNLSRNLLLRLDESSFSDLHQLRELDLQRNMLFEIDGSFDHLHKLQRLNMAFNYLPCLVHFHMTQLVVLNASHNAIEWFIANQDLQEVFQLETLDLTDNNLLFFPFLPTHSRLRNLHLSQNRVSFYEHLADTAAYPNWKTSVQFYNLRGNMSNVTAQLWDESLHGDISSLDLLDLSGNQVGYFPQGFISKMPSLTRLRMWTNCLEVLNLTLEKLPGTLYELDVSNNRLTELHADQVSLRKLGNLSFLNLSQNDLQSLPAQLLSSLTSISSVDISYNRVGVCPLEAGGGGMGVGNQSDCVVWRNIISLRHLRLSGCNLGRLPSSAFVGTPLTHLELSNNPELVIGPRSIIDLSRTLHHLGLGNTGLRHFDFSPFRHLKSLNISRNSLTQLPASLQRLELRLLDLRDNKLTTVPSAQANVLATKLHTVFLNGNTFNCCQLDWYRTFERSKTVTIMDLSDISCLDLTRRTHRVVLIDSLICGGGEGESVYWYILLFIVPVLCLVGMSVIFLLTFRPRLLPTAIKNKCWSHLPCVVEEKSNKEDTGRVEIPILEF, encoded by the exons TCTCACTTCTCtcctgctgtctttctctcttccacAGCCAGGATGTTAAGATGCTCATCCACTGCCTCCTCCCCTACCCTGCTCTGTCTAACCCTCTGGCCCCTGTGGAGCCTCCTGATGCCTGCCTTCTGCCACCCTCACCACAGCCCCTGCAGACTG ACCCAAAAGACTGCTCTCTGTAGCAACAGTGAGCTCTCATCTGTACCTGGGGGCCTACCTGACAGCATAGAGGACCTCCACCTGAACCACAACCACATTCAGACCCTACAAGATGACGCCCTCTCCCGCTACGTCTCCCTTCGTACTCTAAGCTGTGCAGACAACCGCTTGGAGACGGCAGGGTCCAAGCTCTTTCACAACTCACCTCATCTAGAGAGCCTTAATTTAGCTGCCAATAACCTTCACGTTGGATACCAGCAAACTAGCCTGGCGCTGCTCACCTTGTCTAGACTCAGAGTTCTGGATCTGTCAGAAAACCAGCTTACAGAGGACATGGTCTCCGTCCTCCTCCAGAACATGACGTCCCTGGAGTACCTCAACCTTTCCAGGAACCTCCTGCTGAGGCTGGACGAAAGCTCCTTCAGCGacctccaccagctcagagagcTGGACTTGCAGAGGAACATGCTGTTTGAGATTGACGGGTCCTTCGATCACCTGCACAAGCTCCAGAGACTCAACATGGCCTTCAACTACCTGCCCTGCCTGGTGCACTTCCACATGACCCAGCTGGTGGTCCTCAACGCCAGTCACAATGCCATTGAGTGGTTCATAGCCAACCAGGACCTCCAGGAAGTCTTCCAGCTGGAGACCCTGGATCTCACAGACaacaacctcctcttcttcccctttCTGCCCACCCACAGCCGCCTGAGGAACCTCCATCTGTCCCAGAACAGGGTGAGCTTCTACGAACACCTGGCGGACACCGCTGCCTACCCCAACTGGAAAACCAGTGTCCAGTTCTACAACCTGAGGGGCAACATGAGCAACGTCACGGCCCAGTTGTGGGATGAGAGCCTGCATGGGGACATTTCCTCTCTAGACCTGCTGGATCTGAGTGGAAATCAGGTGGGCTACTTCCCCCAAGGGTTCATCAGCAAAATGCCAAGCCTGACCAGACTCAGGATGTGGACAAACTGTCTTGAGGTCTTGAATCTAACTCTGGAAAAGCTGCCGGGGACGTTGTACGAGTTGGACGTGAGCAACAATAGGTTGACAGAGCTCCACGCCGACCAAGTTAGTTTGAGGAAGCTAGGCAACCTGAGCTTCCTGAACCTGAGCCAGAATGACCTGCAGAGTCTACCTGCTCAGCTGTTGTCCTCTCTCACCAGCATCAGCTCTGTGGATATTAGCTACAACAGAGTTGGCGTGTGCCCCCTTGAGGCAGGGGGTGGGGGCATGGGTGTGGGAAACCAATCAGACTGTGTCGTTTGGAGAAACATCATTTCTCTGAGACATCTCCGCCTGTCAGGGTGCAACCTGGGGAGGCTGCCATCATCAGCGTTCGTAGGGACGCCCCTAACACACCTGGAGCTGTCTAACAATCCAGAACTCGTCATCGGGCCCAGATCGATAATAGACCTCAGCAGAACTTTACACCATCTAGGATTGGGAAACACAGGCCTGAGACACTTTGACTTCTCTCCTTTCCGCCACTTGAAGTCTTTGAACATTTCCCGGAACTCTCTTACTCAGCTCCCTGCTTCATTGCAACGTCTGGAGCTGAGGCTGCTGGACCTGAGGGACAACAAACTGACCACCGTCCCCTCAGCTCAGGCTAACGTGTTAGCCACGAAACTCCACACAGTTTTTCTCAACGGAAACACTTTCAACTGCTGCCAGTTGGACTGGTACAGGACGTTCGAGAGGTCAAAAACTGTCACTATCATGGACCTCTCAGATATTTCATGTCTGGATCTGACCAGAAGGACACACAGAGTGGTGCTTATAGACTCCCTAATATGTGGCGGTGGTGAGGGGGAGTCTGTGTACTGGTACATCCTGCTGTTTATCGTACCTGTTCTCTGTCTGGTTGGAATGTCTGTCATCTTCCTGCTCACCTTTAGGCCCAGACTGCTTCCCACGGCCATTAAAAATAAATGCTGGAGTCACCTTCCCTGTGTTGTGGAAGAAAAGTCCAATAAAGAAGACACTGGCCGTGTTGAAATACCCATACTAGAGTTCTAA
- the LOC106590629 gene encoding transforming growth factor beta activator LRRC33 isoform X2 yields the protein MLRCSSTASSPTLLCLTLWPLWSLLMPAFCHPHHSPCRLTQKTALCSNSELSSVPGGLPDSIEDLHLNHNHIQTLQDDALSRYVSLRTLSCADNRLETAGSKLFHNSPHLESLNLAANNLHVGYQQTSLALLTLSRLRVLDLSENQLTEDMVSVLLQNMTSLEYLNLSRNLLLRLDESSFSDLHQLRELDLQRNMLFEIDGSFDHLHKLQRLNMAFNYLPCLVHFHMTQLVVLNASHNAIEWFIANQDLQEVFQLETLDLTDNNLLFFPFLPTHSRLRNLHLSQNRVSFYEHLADTAAYPNWKTSVQFYNLRGNMSNVTAQLWDESLHGDISSLDLLDLSGNQVGYFPQGFISKMPSLTRLRMWTNCLEVLNLTLEKLPGTLYELDVSNNRLTELHADQVSLRKLGNLSFLNLSQNDLQSLPAQLLSSLTSISSVDISYNRVGVCPLEAGGGGMGVGNQSDCVVWRNIISLRHLRLSGCNLGRLPSSAFVGTPLTHLELSNNPELVIGPRSIIDLSRTLHHLGLGNTGLRHFDFSPFRHLKSLNISRNSLTQLPASLQRLELRLLDLRDNKLTTVPSAQANVLATKLHTVFLNGNTFNCCQLDWYRTFERSKTVTIMDLSDISCLDLTRRTHRVVLIDSLICGGGEGESVYWYILLFIVPVLCLVGMSVIFLLTFRPRLLPTAIKNKCWSHLPCVVEEKSNKEDTGRVEIPILEF from the exons ATGTTAAGATGCTCATCCACTGCCTCCTCCCCTACCCTGCTCTGTCTAACCCTCTGGCCCCTGTGGAGCCTCCTGATGCCTGCCTTCTGCCACCCTCACCACAGCCCCTGCAGACTG ACCCAAAAGACTGCTCTCTGTAGCAACAGTGAGCTCTCATCTGTACCTGGGGGCCTACCTGACAGCATAGAGGACCTCCACCTGAACCACAACCACATTCAGACCCTACAAGATGACGCCCTCTCCCGCTACGTCTCCCTTCGTACTCTAAGCTGTGCAGACAACCGCTTGGAGACGGCAGGGTCCAAGCTCTTTCACAACTCACCTCATCTAGAGAGCCTTAATTTAGCTGCCAATAACCTTCACGTTGGATACCAGCAAACTAGCCTGGCGCTGCTCACCTTGTCTAGACTCAGAGTTCTGGATCTGTCAGAAAACCAGCTTACAGAGGACATGGTCTCCGTCCTCCTCCAGAACATGACGTCCCTGGAGTACCTCAACCTTTCCAGGAACCTCCTGCTGAGGCTGGACGAAAGCTCCTTCAGCGacctccaccagctcagagagcTGGACTTGCAGAGGAACATGCTGTTTGAGATTGACGGGTCCTTCGATCACCTGCACAAGCTCCAGAGACTCAACATGGCCTTCAACTACCTGCCCTGCCTGGTGCACTTCCACATGACCCAGCTGGTGGTCCTCAACGCCAGTCACAATGCCATTGAGTGGTTCATAGCCAACCAGGACCTCCAGGAAGTCTTCCAGCTGGAGACCCTGGATCTCACAGACaacaacctcctcttcttcccctttCTGCCCACCCACAGCCGCCTGAGGAACCTCCATCTGTCCCAGAACAGGGTGAGCTTCTACGAACACCTGGCGGACACCGCTGCCTACCCCAACTGGAAAACCAGTGTCCAGTTCTACAACCTGAGGGGCAACATGAGCAACGTCACGGCCCAGTTGTGGGATGAGAGCCTGCATGGGGACATTTCCTCTCTAGACCTGCTGGATCTGAGTGGAAATCAGGTGGGCTACTTCCCCCAAGGGTTCATCAGCAAAATGCCAAGCCTGACCAGACTCAGGATGTGGACAAACTGTCTTGAGGTCTTGAATCTAACTCTGGAAAAGCTGCCGGGGACGTTGTACGAGTTGGACGTGAGCAACAATAGGTTGACAGAGCTCCACGCCGACCAAGTTAGTTTGAGGAAGCTAGGCAACCTGAGCTTCCTGAACCTGAGCCAGAATGACCTGCAGAGTCTACCTGCTCAGCTGTTGTCCTCTCTCACCAGCATCAGCTCTGTGGATATTAGCTACAACAGAGTTGGCGTGTGCCCCCTTGAGGCAGGGGGTGGGGGCATGGGTGTGGGAAACCAATCAGACTGTGTCGTTTGGAGAAACATCATTTCTCTGAGACATCTCCGCCTGTCAGGGTGCAACCTGGGGAGGCTGCCATCATCAGCGTTCGTAGGGACGCCCCTAACACACCTGGAGCTGTCTAACAATCCAGAACTCGTCATCGGGCCCAGATCGATAATAGACCTCAGCAGAACTTTACACCATCTAGGATTGGGAAACACAGGCCTGAGACACTTTGACTTCTCTCCTTTCCGCCACTTGAAGTCTTTGAACATTTCCCGGAACTCTCTTACTCAGCTCCCTGCTTCATTGCAACGTCTGGAGCTGAGGCTGCTGGACCTGAGGGACAACAAACTGACCACCGTCCCCTCAGCTCAGGCTAACGTGTTAGCCACGAAACTCCACACAGTTTTTCTCAACGGAAACACTTTCAACTGCTGCCAGTTGGACTGGTACAGGACGTTCGAGAGGTCAAAAACTGTCACTATCATGGACCTCTCAGATATTTCATGTCTGGATCTGACCAGAAGGACACACAGAGTGGTGCTTATAGACTCCCTAATATGTGGCGGTGGTGAGGGGGAGTCTGTGTACTGGTACATCCTGCTGTTTATCGTACCTGTTCTCTGTCTGGTTGGAATGTCTGTCATCTTCCTGCTCACCTTTAGGCCCAGACTGCTTCCCACGGCCATTAAAAATAAATGCTGGAGTCACCTTCCCTGTGTTGTGGAAGAAAAGTCCAATAAAGAAGACACTGGCCGTGTTGAAATACCCATACTAGAGTTCTAA